CCAGCAGGTGGACAGCCCGCGCAAGATGTACGACAAGCCCGCCAACCTCTTCGTCGCCGGCTTCATCGGCTCCCCGGCCATGAACCTGATCGAGGTCCCGGTCACCGACGGCGGTGTGAAGTTCGGCAACTCGGTGGTGCCGGTGCAGCGCGACGCGCTCTCCGCGACCAGCGACAAGACCGTCACGGTCGGCGTCCGCCCGGAGCACTTCGACGTGGCCGGCCCCGACTCCGACCTCGGTGTCGCGGTCACCGTCAACGTCGTGGAGGAGCTGGGCTCCGACGCGTTCGTCTACGGCACCGCCAGCCTCGGCGGCGAGTCCAAGGACCTCGTGGTCCGCGTCGGCGGCCGTGAGGTCCCGGAGAAGGGCAGCACGCTGCACGTCGTCCCGCGGGCCGGTGAGACGCACGTCTTCTCGACGTCGACCGGTGTGCGCCTGTCCGACTGAGCGGCACGGATCCGGGTGATTCACCCACGTTGACGAAGAGGGGCCCCGCGGACCACCGCGGGGCCCCTCTCGTTGCCGGCGGCCACCCCGGCACACCGGCGCATTTCGAGCAGCGTACGTCAACACACCACCCTCGATCCGGCAACTCCCATCCCCCGAACCGGTGACCAAATGTCGCCAAATCATTACCGGGCGCTACCCTCACGAGCGTGAAGCACTCCACCACCCCACAGACGCGACGCGGCCGGGGCCCCGCCCGCCGGATCGGCCGCTCCCTCGCCCTCGTCCTGCCCGTCGTCCTGGTGCTCTCCGGGACCCTCGCGGTGACGCACGTCAACTGGTCGGGGAGCCCCGCGAGCTCGGTGCTCGCCGCCTCGGACGTCTCGGCCGCCGGCGCCTCCACGCGCGCGGACCGCAAGGCCGCCCACGAGGTGCTGCGCGACCGGCTCCTGACCGAGCTGCAGCGCGAGGACCCGGGCGTCGCCCTCACCCACCTCCAGCAGGCCGTGGACGAGCGCCCCTCGCTCGCCCGGCACTGCGTCTCCATCGCCCGCGCCCTCGGGCAGGCCGCGGTCGCCGCGTACGGTCCGACGCGCGCCCAGTCCTACGCCCGCCCGGTCTGCGACACGTCCTTCGCCTCGGGCGTCCTGGCGGCGAACGGGTGACCCTCCCACCGTCCCCGGGGAGGTGAACCCGACCCGGGGACGAGGGGCCGCACCGGGGTGCGGCTCCACCGCGGGGCGCGGGCGGCCGCAGCCCGGGTCAGTCGGCGCCCGGCTCGCGCGCCGCGCGTACAGTGCCACGCATGACTGATCCGACCGCCGACCTCCGCCCCGTCCAAGCCGTCATCCTGGCCGGCGGCCAGGGCTCCCGGCTGCGCCCCTACACCGACGACCGGCCCAAGCCGATGGTCGAGATCCCCGGGACGGGGACGCCGATCATCGGTCATCAGCTCGCCTGGCTCGCCGAGGAGGGCGTGACCGACGTGGTGGTCAGCTGCGGCCACCTCGCCGATGTCCTCAAGGACTGGCTGGACTCGGCCGACCTCCCGGTGTCCGTGACCACCGTCGTGGAGGAGGAGCCGCTCGGCCGCGGTGGCGGCCTGCGGTTCGCCGCCGCTCATCTCCCCCGTCCGGACCGCCCCTGGTACGCCACCAACGGCGACATCTGGACCCGCTTCTCGCTGCGCGAGATGGCCGACTTCCACACCGAGCGGGACGCCGTGGCGACCCTCGCGCTGGCCCGGCCGCGCATCCCCTGGGGCGCCGTCCGCACCGACGGCTTCGGTCACATCACGGACTTCATCGAGTCCCCGCCGTCGACGTTCGAGATCAACGCGGGCGTCTACGTCTTCTCCCCCGAGTTCGCCGCCATGCTCCCCGCGCGCGGCGACCACGAGCGCACCACGTTCCCGCATCTGGCCCGGGCGCGCCGGCTGGCCGGTTTCTCGATCCCGCACGGCGCGTACTGGCGGGCCATCGACACGGCGAAGGACCTGACGGA
Above is a genomic segment from Streptomyces glaucescens containing:
- a CDS encoding nucleotidyltransferase family protein — protein: MTDPTADLRPVQAVILAGGQGSRLRPYTDDRPKPMVEIPGTGTPIIGHQLAWLAEEGVTDVVVSCGHLADVLKDWLDSADLPVSVTTVVEEEPLGRGGGLRFAAAHLPRPDRPWYATNGDIWTRFSLREMADFHTERDAVATLALARPRIPWGAVRTDGFGHITDFIESPPSTFEINAGVYVFSPEFAAMLPARGDHERTTFPHLARARRLAGFSIPHGAYWRAIDTAKDLTEAAKELAALGR